One Peptococcaceae bacterium genomic window, ATTTGTCCACAGGCACCCGGGTAATGGTATATGAGTACAAAATTCCCTTCCTGCTCAGTTCCACTTCTTCCATCTCTTCTCCAAGGCAAAAAACGCAGAGTTCGTTCTTGGGGAACGACACCGCTCCGCATTTCTTGCATTTGTTGGCAACCAATACCAAGCCTTTGTCCGTTTCTTTGAACAGCTCCGGCCAAAACAGAACTTGTTTTCCCATATCATAACACCCCGTAGACAAACATTCTAACTGAACGTTCAATTAATTCTAAGGCAATTCTATCACC contains:
- a CDS encoding zinc ribbon domain-containing protein; the encoded protein is MGKQVLFWPELFKETDKGLVLVANKCKKCGAVSFPKNELCVFCLGEEMEEVELSRKGILYSYTITRVPVDKWTAPHAIGQISIPENQLRIVAPLIMEDENDTFNIGDELEMEIAKYWDDGDNEVMGYKYRPVKKKGGK